From the Candida dubliniensis CD36 chromosome 2, complete sequence genome, the window ATACAGCCTAAACTTTGGATGGTGCTAAACCAACAGCATTCTTGTCCAAATCGTAGATGGAGTAGTACTTTCTCAAGAAAGCATCACCAACAATGGCCAAGTCACCAATTGGTTTTGGGAAATCCATTGGCGTGAACACTGAAATACATGATCCACTCACTTCCAATATGTAATCATATGGAGTTAAAGTGAAGTTGTAACCAGCGAAAGTTAAAGTTAAATCGGGCAAGGAGTCTCTTTTAGCACAGTCAACTTGATACTGACCCGACCAAGACTTAGTTGCTCCAATTTTGGCATTGATAATTTCAGCCAATGATGATGGCAAAGTAATCAAAGAAGTACCGGTATCGATGGCAGCACCAGTCTTGTGCAATTCAGCATACTCATCCCCTAACCCAATACCTTCAAATGACACTTCCCAGTAAGCTTTTCTTCTGACTGGCAACCAAGTGATTTTGCCTTGGAACAATGAAGCATCGTAACCACCAAATGTAGCTAACCCACCATCATTTTCGTCTTTATCAGTACTGCCCAAGTAAAAACCAAACTGCGGTTTCTCTAACAAGCCTTGGTTAATGGCGTTATAGATTGGTGGAACAATATGATTGACCGAAATAGTATCATAAGCCAATCCCAAAATACCATCAAATTTACCAAATGCGAATGCCAAACCTGGTTCGGAAGTAGCCTCGGCAAAATCTTGACCAGGGATAACCAAATCACCAATAGTCAAAACATCTTGGGATATATAACCTTCCATAGAACCAGACCCATATTGAATTGAGAATTCACTACCATTAGCCTTGTAGGTGGAGGATGCATCATGGTCATATTTGGCATGTAAAAAGCATGCTAAAGAAGTACAATCCTGGGAAGGCACCCACAAATTTGACGAACCAGTATCTAAGATAACTTTAAATGGCTGACCTGGTGTACCAATTTGGATTTCTGTGAAATATTGAGCATTCAAGTAATTTGTTAACGGAGCATCATATTTACCTCCCTTCTTGGGGGTGACAAAAGGAACTTCAGCTTCCTGGTTGGTCAAGACGTGTTGTAAACCAAAGTTAGAAGGATTCCCGTGTGCGGCATTGAAAAGGTTCAAGTACTTGTTAGCCAATGAATTGGTGTATTCTTGAAAGTTCGAGGCATCTAAAGTTTCCTCATTTGAcaatttagataatttgATGCTATGGGCCTTAGCATCAACTAAGGAATAAGTCAAAGTTAATGCTACGGTTGTTAAAGCAGACAAGGATAACTGCatgatgttgttgtctGCTAATTGGTGTActacaaaagaaaagtgaAATATATAGAAagctcttttttttttgacttttTGAAAGAGAGAGTGTGTGTGAGATaggaagaaagaaagaaatgatAAAGAAGGGGGGGCGAGGGGATAAGCGACTATGGATAAGGCAAGTGTGGAACGAAACAAAAAGGAGCAAATTTGAGAGgcaaaattttgaaatttgtgCACGCAAACTGACACATATCTTTTGCGGTTTTGTGTGGTGGTTTCATTGGTGGGGGAAGATACAAGAAAAATGGCgattaaaataaatattacTAACATAGCAACTAGAAGTAATACTAGAGTACAAACAACGCAAACtacaagaaagaaaaacacAAGTGTTGAAATCAAAGTATGGGTTGGAGAAGTCGTGGCAATCATGGTAGTTTTATTTCTCCACTAACATTAACTGTGTAGCCTTTAGCTCATTGACCAATTCAGTGGTAGTGTAATGTTGCCATAACCACTATCAAAGGACGTTTGCTTTTCGCTTTCTCGATAAGGAAACAATTAGCCCCAATTTGGATTTATGATTACTACAAAACCAAGTAGAATCAGAAAGTACTGAAATATCTTAACTCGTATTGGAAAACTAAAAAACTCCACATGGACTACTGGATGAgtagctttttttttcacaattTTCCTTGTCTTAGGCCTTAAATGAAATGATTGGAAGAGAGACCAGAAAGTGTCGCATATCTGAGCAATCAATTCACTCACAACACGACTTCACATTTGCTAGTGTTATAATTGGTAAATGGAGTTGTGATTCTCTGTGGAAAGTACCTTCGTCATATGTGACCTACACCATCAATATCTTTAGACAACATCAGAGTGGTCAATAACATTAGATTCAACTTATATCACATTTATGGCTATTTAtgtggtttttttttttttagacaTTATACTACAATTAATGATTGAGTAGTTGACTCGGATTTAAAACATAAAAAGAAGACTTTCTTTTTGTGCATTTTTCCGGCAGacccattttttttttttttttttttacttcaCTGATATCTTTTGATTCAATCACAAGCAAATCATGACCTCTTCTTTTCATACATTcgatttttttgatttttttttttttttagtatcTCAGCTTTCGGTTGATTAGAAGTTCAATATTGTTCATATTAGGTTCAATTTAATCATTAGTTTATTGTACTCACCGTTTGCAAGCAAAATGTCAGGGTTTTTTGTCTCGAGAGTAGAAAGTCacttttcaaaaaatcctattaaatttaaaccCCGTTCAAACTCATCTCAGGAAACTAATATCGCCACAACttcaaatttgataaacaaGTTCAAGCCAAAGAAAGCATCTCAGGAGACGGATAATGATTTGCCTAATTCTATACCTGAAATGATTCAAGCTGCTGTTCCTGAGTTCAACTccaaatattctttttttgtgaATCCATTGCTTTCATCGGGTCATACACAAACAGCATATACCGCCttaaacaaatttgaaaatcaacATAAAGTTCATTACAAAAGAGAAATCATAACTGTTGAAAATAAGACCTACACTTTGCCCAATGGAGATCAGTTGTATTATGATCAATGGAAAGGCGAAAGTACCATTGCTTTAGATTATGCCGTGGATCCGGCACTTGGTCCAGATTTAAACCATGAAAAATACAAGCCAGAATCCCAAACAAGGCCACTTCCACCCCGTACAGAATACAAAAACCCCAATGAAGATTTGATCGGTGATGACGAGAAGCCTCTATTGATCATTTTGCATGGGTTGTCAGGAGGGTCCTATGAAGCGTACTTGCGAGcagttgttgataaaatcATCGATCCATCCTTTGGATTCGATGCCGTCGTTATTAATTCTCGTGGATGTGCCAACCACACAATTACATCACCTCAATTGTATAATGGGTTGTGGACAAATGATGTGAGGTATGTGATCAATGAGATCGTCTCAAAAAGGTGGCCCCGGAAAAGAGTTTTCTTGATGGGGTTTTCATTGGGAGCCGCAATACTTGCAAATTATTTAGGACAAGAAGGAGCCTACGCAAGTCCTCAGATTAAAGGGTCGGTGGCAATTGGATGTCCCTGGGACTTTGTGGATGGAAGTTTCCAGTTGCGTGAGTCTGTTATTGGTCATTACATTTATTCTCCCACGATGGCAAACAActtgttgaaattgttaaacAATCATCACATTTTATTGGCTAATGATTTGGTCAAGGAATATAAAGAAGACCCCACTcgaaatgaaattaaattcttAAAGCAATTCGATAACAAGTTTACTGCAAAAATGTTTGGTTTGAATTCCGCCGATGAATACTACAGAAAGGCAAGTCCTATTCAAAGATTACTAAAGGTGAGAGTGCCCATGGTCATTTTAAGTTCTTTGGACGACCCAGTTGTCGGGTCTAGATCTTTACCCTTTTCAGAAGTGGATTTGAATCCATATGTCAGTTTAATTACAACTAGTGTTGGTGGCCACTTGGGTTGGTTTGCTATCAATGGTGATAGATGGTACGTCGAGCCTGTTTGCAAATTATTGACAGTTTTAAACCAATACGACGTTGACAAAGAAAGTATAGTTGAGCTACCAGTTGATATTTCTGAAACAAGTTGGAAGTATGATAGATTAGTCAATGGTATGTTGGTTGACGAGTAGTCTGGTTGTTGATAGAGAGGTATGTGCCTTAAATCGTATTTCAACATATTCAAATAAACATATATTGAAAGCTATTTATGGCATCGACTGTATGTAAACAAAATGATCTTAGACCAACTTAATGTTGATGTAAAGTATGTGAATGTGTGAaggatatttttttggccTAGAtaagaacaacaacatggCAGGTGATGCTGCCAATTAAAAAATGTTGCAACCTCACCATCaccatatttttttttttttgtccagttttttttttttttttttttacttctCCAACGTGCTACAGAGagtgttctttttttttaagatTTCTTTCCACTCGTACTCCAATTCTTCATAAAGCTAGAAAGAAACCATATAATGACGAAAAGTCCTTGTCCAAGATTAATTTTTGTCCGCCATGGTCAAACTGAATGGTCCAAGAGTGGACAGTATACTTCGAGAACCGATCTTGACTTGACTCCATTTGGTGTCAAACAAATGAGAAACACTGGTAAAGGTCTTATTGGTTCTGGTAACTTGCAAATGATCAAACCGGAGAATTTAACTCATATTTTCGTTTCTCCAAGGAAAAGAGCACAACACACCTCGGAATTGTTATTAGAAGAAGTTGACCCAGAAGTCAGAGCCAAAATCCccattgaaattgaagaagatatAAGAGAATGGGAATATGGTGAATACGAAGGTTTAAAAAccaatgaaattattgaattgagaaaacaaaaaggaTTGGATAAGGACCTGGAATGGACTATTTGGGGTAAAGGGTGTGAAGGGGGTGAACAGCATTTTGAAGTTGCAGAAAGATTGGATCGTTTTATTGagaaaatccaaaaaattCATCGTGAAGCTCTTGCCAAAGGAGTAGCATCTGAtatcattgttgttgctcaTGGACACATATTAAGATGTCTTGTTGCAAGATGGGTTAAGCGTGATTTAAGTACCAACCCgcaattgattttggacgctggtggtgttggtgttTTAAGTTATCAACATCACAATGTCGATGAACCTGCAATTTATTTGGCTGGGGCATTTACAGTCCCGATTGAGGAAGAAGGTGCAGATATTTAACATTTAGAAAAACATAAACTTTTACATATTTAATTACAAATCAAACCATACACTCTATTATTATAactacattttttttttttttatcccATTTCTATCTATCAACTTTTAGCATGTAAATCCGCTTTTAGAAGAGCCAATAAAACGCTATCCCAGAACTTTTTATTATCTATTCCTTGACCAATATAAACTCCATTATTTGTATTCCCTCCTTCAATTATCACTGATTCACCTAATCTAACCCCTTCAGTAATAACGTCAATATTCTTTTGCACACAGCTATATCCGTACTGttcaaatgaattgataaatgGCAACAAACTATAAACAGCTAAT encodes:
- a CDS encoding Phosphoglycerate mutase, putative; this translates as MTKSPCPRLIFVRHGQTEWSKSGQYTSRTDLDLTPFGVKQMRNTGKGLIGSGNLQMIKPENLTHIFVSPRKRAQHTSELLLEEVDPEVRAKIPIEIEEDIREWEYGEYEGLKTNEIIELRKQKGLDKDSEWTIWGKGCEGGEQHFEVAERLDRFIEKIQKIHREALAKGVASDIIVVAHGHILRCLVARWVKRDLSTNPQLILDAGGVGVLSYQHHNVDEPAIYLAGAFTVPIEEEGADI
- a CDS encoding acyltransferase, putative; translated protein: MSGFFVSRVESHFSKNPIKFKPRSNSSQETNIATTSNLINKFKPKKASQETDNDLPNSIPEMIQAAVPEFNSKYSFFVNPLLSSGHTQTAYTALNKFENQHKVHYKREIITVENKTYTLPNGDQLYYDQWKGESTIALDYAVDPALGPDLNHEKYKPESQTRPLPPRTEYKNPNEDLIGDDEKPLLIILHGLSGGSYEAYLRAVVDKIIDPSFGFDAVVINSRGCANHTITSPQLYNGLWTNDVRYVINEIVSKRWPRKRVFLMGFSLGAAILANYLGQEGAYASPQIKGSVAIGCPWDFVDGSFQLRESVIGHYIYSPTMANNLLKLLNNHHILLANDLVKEYKEDPTRNEIKFLKQFDNKFTAKMFGLNSADEYYRKASPIQRLLKVRVPMVILSSLDDPVVGSRSLPFSEVDLNPYVSLITTSVGGHLGWFAINGDRWYVEPVCKLLTVLNQYDVDKESIVELPVDISETSWKYDRLVNGMLVDE
- a CDS encoding Vacuolar aspartic proteinase, putative (Similar to S. cerevisiae PEP4), which gives rise to MQLSLSALTTVALTLTYSLVDAKAHSIKLSKLSNEETLDASNFQEYTNSLANKYLNLFNAAHGNPSNFGLQHVLTNQEAEVPFVTPKKGGKYDAPLTNYLNAQYFTEIQIGTPGQPFKVILDTGSSNLWVPSQDCTSLACFLHAKYDHDASSTYKANGSEFSIQYGSGSMEGYISQDVLTIGDLVIPGQDFAEATSEPGLAFAFGKFDGILGLAYDTISVNHIVPPIYNAINQGLLEKPQFGFYLGSTDKDENDGGLATFGGYDASLFQGKITWLPVRRKAYWEVSFEGIGLGDEYAELHKTGAAIDTGTSLITLPSSLAEIINAKIGATKSWSGQYQVDCAKRDSLPDLTLTFAGYNFTLTPYDYILEVSGSCISVFTPMDFPKPIGDLAIVGDAFLRKYYSIYDLDKNAVGLAPSKV